The following is a genomic window from Rickettsiales bacterium.
TACCAAATTAGGTATATAAAATCTTCTATTTACCAATACAGAAGATATAACCCTGCCACCAAGAGAAGTAATAAGACGACCAGTCTCACCAGCAACCGGCGCGCGCGTACGCTCCGCCTCAACCACTAGAACACTGCCACTTGATAATTTTATAAGGGACTGCCCCATACGATCATTAAGCAAGTCAGGACTAGAAATTATTATCCAACTTCCATCACCCTTACGAATAAACTCCTCAGTATTTCTAGAAAAATCTTCCTGCAATTCTTTGCTATTTATCAACATTACTTTCTTACCCTGCTCAGTGGCGAGAGAAGTAAGTTGTTTAGCTACCTCCTCAGCCCCCTCACGCGAATAGCTGCTAGCTATCTGAATAACCGGACACTTAACACCCGACATAGCGTAATCTATAGAATTAAACAGACTGACCAACTTATCCTTAGATGAGCTTTTAGAAGAATAAGCGAAAGCCGGCACTTCCATAGCACGACCTAGCTGCCTAGTATTACGAAAACGATCATCAAGAAGCTCAAGCACCAATACCGCCGCTCCACCAAATAATATACCAGCTAAAATCGCAACAGCCATACCAAGTAATTTACGAGGGCGAGCTGGCTTTATTGCTTCTTTCGGAGAGTCAATTATAACAACTCTGGTTATTTTCTTCTTACCCAAATTCTCACTAATACGAGCTTCCTCACTCTTCGTAAGGTAATTTTTATAATTAGCTTCCTCTAATTCCACCTGACGCTCAAGGTTATTATACCTACTACGCCGATTCTCTAAATCATTGATTCTTTTGTAAATACCAGCGAGCTGAGCGGAAAGCACACCATCCTTTGAGTTCAAATTACTTTGACGCTCCTTAAGTTGACGTTCAGCCTCAACTATAGTCTTTCTTATAGATCTTACCGCTGGGCTGCTAGCCCTATATGTAGAGAGAAGTTCCGCCTCTTTATTACGCAAATTAGCTATTTTATTCTGAGCGTCATCAACTGATTGAAAAGCCACCGTAAGAGCGTTACTCTTTTGCTTAAGCAACTCATTAATTTCCTCGTCAAAAGAAGAAATCCCTGTTTCTGACTTAAATTTATGCAGCTCCTTCTGAGCTAAATCTAACCTTCCTTTTGCACCGTTAACCTGCTCTAAAAGAAAATCAGTATGTGGCTTATTAAACGTTTCCATCTGCCTAGTGATAAAAACACTCTGTATTGTCTCCACCAACTTCTTAGCCACTTTAGGACTCTTATTAAAGACGATTACATTTATAACATTGCTCTGACTACCGGACTTTATAGAGAGATGCTTTGTCTTTAACCTCTTTATAGCGGCTTCTAGAGGAACGTCTCTGCCTTTCACCTCTTTTTCAATATTTGGGTAAACATTTTCAATGCCCACCTTCTCAATAACTTCTCTTAATAAATCATTACTTCCCAAAATATCAATATTTGATTGCATGACCTCACGACGGTCATTGGAGCTTATAATCTCCCTGTCACTATCTTTATTAATACCAGCCTCAGCGCTAGCTCCAAACTTTATGAGCAAACTACCGGTTGATATATATTGCTTTTCCGCGAAAGCTATAAATAATGCTCCAATAGTGACCGCACTTATGAACACCAGCATAAACATTTTGAACTGGCGGAAAAAAGAGGAAATTAAATCCCGTATATTAATATTTTCATCCATTACTGATTAATACTGTCGTTAGGGTTAAGCTGATAGGACATGTTAAATGACGGCGGCAAGAACTGCTGTATATATTGCTGATAGTATCTATGAACATTAGCGACCCCACTACGTGGAATAAAAACTACGTCGTAAGCGGCAAGTCGTACATCCGCCTTCGGATCTTTACCGGTAATCGCGGTGTTGTAATCAGCTATATAAGCCTCAGCTGGATAGCCGATACGGTGACGTATTATTATAGTATTCTCAGGAGCCGCCGAATTTTTAATTCCCCCAGCTCTGGCTATAGATTGAAGAAGAGTAAGGCTAGGACCAGCAGTCACAAACTCTCCAGGTTTTTCAACCTCACCAGCCACATATATACGGTTAGGCGCGAAAGAACGCATTATAACCGACAATCTAGGACTATTTAATTCTTTTTTATATTGTTTTTCTAAATCCTTACGAACATCCTTCACAGTACGCCCATAAGCCATGACATCTTCAGCCATAGTAGTAGATATAATACCGTCAGGAGGGATAATAACTGACTCATTAAGCTCAGGGTTCATCCTTACCTTAATATCCATAGTATCACCAATCTGCAATAGATAAGGATCCAGCGGCGGCGCCTGCCTTATACTAAGTAACTTTTCCTCTGGAGCTGGCGGCAAATAGTCTATCTTCTCGGTGCAACCAAGCAACAAGGGAAAAAGCAGGGGAAACACCGATATTTTTAATAAATTCCTCAATTTACCATCTTTCTTTCAACTTTCCAACAAGAAGGTCTTACTATTATCTGACAGTCATACTTGCAATAAAATTATTACAAATTAGTAAAGATCCAAGTATTTCTAACTTTCATTGTATTGTTTGAGCAACAGCTTGGCAAATATAACACTTTATGATAAGCACTCTAAAAATATATCGCGCTACAACATATGACCAAATAAACACCTAAAAATGCCCATATTATTCTACCTATCACTTACAACATATTTTGCCTTTTATTTATTTGAAGGTCCAATCCGTTATTTATTTAATATTTTTGGAGCGGACTCCCTAATATTTGTTCGTGATATAATAATTATAATTCCCCTTCTTGTCATAATAACGCAACAATTGATTAATAGGAGAATACATCCCGCTTTTTATATATTTTTCTTTATAATAGCAGTGCATGGTACTGTTTTTATGTTAAATATCGGCAGTTTTTTCATTATAATATACTGTACTAAGCTATTGCTAACTGTCCTTATAGGAACCTTACTCGCCGAGTATTTAATAAAGCCACCACCAATAATGATAAAAACTATAGCTGTATTCTTTGTCATAAGCTTCATCGGAATATTTCTTGATAAATATTTCTTCCAATTCCCATGGATTGGTATAGAAGCCAAAATAGGTGGGATAGATGTTGATGTAAGCCGAGACTGGATGATAAAGGGCGCGGATAAGCGAGCGGCGGGATTTATGCGCTCATCAATTAACGCTGCTCTTATCATGCCATTCTTCGCTTTTCTTTTATTTTTCAATACAAAATCTATTGTCAAAAAATTACTAATTACAATAGCTACCGCCATGCTTCTTTATTGGACAACTCAAAAAAGCTCTATTATAATGTTCGTCCTTATTTCCGTTATCATCTTAATATTCTATAAGCGACCAGCTCCTGCTCTTAAAATAGGCATTATAATAGCGACTATCCTGATGATAGGATGCCCTATAATCCTACCTAATTTTATTATGGACTCTAGCTCAGGAGTATTTAGCGCCGCCTCTTTATATATGAGGATAGAAGAAATTTGGCCGCTAGCTTGGTCATGGATTGAGAAAAGAGAGGCTTTTCCTTTCGGAGTAGGGCTTGGTGGAATTGGTGGCGCACAACGTTTCTACGCGCCGTTTAGTGTAAATTACTCCGATAATATGTTTATTTTTCTATATGCCTATTTTGGTATGTTAAGCCTGCTATACATTGGCTGGCTACTATACATATGTATAAAAACACCAAACAAAGCCTCTTCCGCGCAGATAAACGCTCTAGCAATAATTATGTTCATACTTGCTTACGGCATCACCATGTCAATGCTAGAAGACCAAGTAACATCTTTATTTTTTGGCGCGGCGGTATCTATTCTCGCCAGCAAAGGAACAAATATTACAAATAATAAGAACAATAAAAAGGAAATAGAAATTGCCGGTAAATAATTTCACCATTCTACGTCTGATACTGGCAAGCCTTGTAGTATTCGGGCATTTCAGAGTCCTGCCTGGCTTGCCATCCCCCCATATATATAGTTACGCCGACTTCGCGGTTGACGCTTTTTTCGTGGTAAGCGGTTATTTAGTCTATGGCAGTTTTGTCAATTCTCCTAAAATTGGCGGGTTCTATATAAAACGCTTCTTCCGTATTTACCCACTTTATTTCACCGTGATAATTACGCAAGCGATAACCATGTTCTATTTACTAGGTGGTGATGTAACTATAAAAGAGACAGTTAAATATCTAGCGAGCAACTTGGTATTCGCCAATTTTTTAAGCCCAGATATGGGAGGGTTACTTTCTAACGCTCATAATCCGGCGATAAACGCCAGCCTGTGGACTCTTAAAATAGAAGTTATGTTTTATATGATAGTACCTTTCCTATATTGGCTACTTAGGAAATATACCATTACATTAATAGTCGCCATATATGTATTATCCACAATCTTCGCGGCAACCTGCCAACATTATGGCATGGACACTTTAGCAAAACAACTACCAGGACAAATGCGGTTTTTCATAATGGGAATAGCTCTGTATCACTATCAGGATAAAATACAAATCAACCATAAAATGGCTTTTATAACTGCCCTCATATTATTTACCATCTGCTCACTACGCCACGACCTACCAATAATGTTTATTTATCCGGCGTTAATGGGCTTTTTAGTTTTCATCTGCGCTCTACGTCTACCAGTATTTTTAATTAAGTACGATATTTCTTACGGGGTTTATATAATCCACGCCCCGCTCATTCAAATTTCTCTCCTTCTAGGTTTTTTTGAGAATAGTATAGGCTTTCTTGCCGCTTTATTTATCCTCATCTATTCGCTAGCGTTTTGTGTGGAAAAAACTATAGAAATACCTATGGTAAAACTCGGCAAAAAACTATCCAAACAATTCTCAGAAAAATTTGAGAGAAAAAAAAGCGCGCTATCATGACCATAAAAAACGTTGTAATATTAAACGATTACTGCCATATAAATGGAGGAGCGAGTAAAGTCGCCATAGATGAAGCGACTGGTCTAGCAAGGGCAGGGGTTAACGTCATATTTATCGGAGCTTGCGCGCCAATATGTCCTGAGCTTGCTAATCCTAAGATAAGCGAAAATATAAAAATAATCTGCCTCAACCAAACCGAGCTCATAAAAGCCGGTAAAAATCCCTTCATAATGCTGCAAGCATTGTGGAATGTTAAAGCCGCTAAAGCTACTCGTAATCTATTAAAAAACATGAATAAAAGTGATACGATTGTCCATCTGCACGGCTACACAAAAGCCCTTACCGTAAGTCCCGTAAAAGTCGCGAACAAAATGGGCTTTAAGGTAGTATGCACCCTACATGATTTTTTCCCGGCATGCCCAAACGGAGCTTTGTTTGACTATAATCTCTGCAAACCATGCCATAGAAAAGCCATGTCACTAGATTGTATAAAAGCCAAATGTGACAAACGGCACTATTTCCATAAAATATATCGGGTTGTTCGTGGATTTATCCAAAAAAATATTGGTGGATTCCCCAAAAACGTAAAAAATTATATTACATTATCAAATAACTCAGCGTCTCTACTCAAACCTTACCTACCATCTAACGCTAATTATTATTCTCTTGAGAATCCTATAGATATTCCCAAAAAACCTCCTGTGGATGTAACACAAAATAAATCAGTGGTCGCGGTCGGTAGGTTAGACGCGGAAAAAGGTATAGAAATATTGCTAGAAGCAGCAAAAAAAGCTGGTATTTCCTTAACTTTAGTAGGTGACGGCGAACTAAAAAAGCTAGCTGAGCCATATGATAATTGCCATCTAACTGGCTGGGTATCGCCAGCGCGGGTAATAGAGGAGCTGGAAAAAGCCCGTTGTTTAGTGTTTCCAAGCCTGTGGTATGAGACTTATGGGCTGGTGGTAGCGGAAGCTATGGCTAAGGGAATACCCGCCATAGTAAGTGATATTTCCGCCGCCGCTGAACGTATAGAACACGGGAAAAATGGTTGGCACATAAAATCAGGTGACGCGGAAGACTTAGCAAAATATTTAGCTCTAACTAAAAATGATGAGTTAATACGAAAAGCCGGTGAATTGGCTTACGAATCTTTCTGGA
Proteins encoded in this region:
- a CDS encoding GNVR domain-containing protein: MDENINIRDLISSFFRQFKMFMLVFISAVTIGALFIAFAEKQYISTGSLLIKFGASAEAGINKDSDREIISSNDRREVMQSNIDILGSNDLLREVIEKVGIENVYPNIEKEVKGRDVPLEAAIKRLKTKHLSIKSGSQSNVINVIVFNKSPKVAKKLVETIQSVFITRQMETFNKPHTDFLLEQVNGAKGRLDLAQKELHKFKSETGISSFDEEINELLKQKSNALTVAFQSVDDAQNKIANLRNKEAELLSTYRASSPAVRSIRKTIVEAERQLKERQSNLNSKDGVLSAQLAGIYKRINDLENRRSRYNNLERQVELEEANYKNYLTKSEEARISENLGKKKITRVVIIDSPKEAIKPARPRKLLGMAVAILAGILFGGAAVLVLELLDDRFRNTRQLGRAMEVPAFAYSSKSSSKDKLVSLFNSIDYAMSGVKCPVIQIASSYSREGAEEVAKQLTSLATEQGKKVMLINSKELQEDFSRNTEEFIRKGDGSWIIISSPDLLNDRMGQSLIKLSSGSVLVVEAERTRAPVAGETGRLITSLGGRVISSVLVNRRFYIPNLVYGLLYRTKKA
- a CDS encoding polysaccharide biosynthesis/export family protein, whose translation is MRNLLKISVFPLLFPLLLGCTEKIDYLPPAPEEKLLSIRQAPPLDPYLLQIGDTMDIKVRMNPELNESVIIPPDGIISTTMAEDVMAYGRTVKDVRKDLEKQYKKELNSPRLSVIMRSFAPNRIYVAGEVEKPGEFVTAGPSLTLLQSIARAGGIKNSAAPENTIIIRHRIGYPAEAYIADYNTAITGKDPKADVRLAAYDVVFIPRSGVANVHRYYQQYIQQFLPPSFNMSYQLNPNDSINQ
- a CDS encoding acyltransferase, which produces MPVNNFTILRLILASLVVFGHFRVLPGLPSPHIYSYADFAVDAFFVVSGYLVYGSFVNSPKIGGFYIKRFFRIYPLYFTVIITQAITMFYLLGGDVTIKETVKYLASNLVFANFLSPDMGGLLSNAHNPAINASLWTLKIEVMFYMIVPFLYWLLRKYTITLIVAIYVLSTIFAATCQHYGMDTLAKQLPGQMRFFIMGIALYHYQDKIQINHKMAFITALILFTICSLRHDLPIMFIYPALMGFLVFICALRLPVFLIKYDISYGVYIIHAPLIQISLLLGFFENSIGFLAALFILIYSLAFCVEKTIEIPMVKLGKKLSKQFSEKFERKKSALS
- a CDS encoding glycosyltransferase — translated: MTIKNVVILNDYCHINGGASKVAIDEATGLARAGVNVIFIGACAPICPELANPKISENIKIICLNQTELIKAGKNPFIMLQALWNVKAAKATRNLLKNMNKSDTIVHLHGYTKALTVSPVKVANKMGFKVVCTLHDFFPACPNGALFDYNLCKPCHRKAMSLDCIKAKCDKRHYFHKIYRVVRGFIQKNIGGFPKNVKNYITLSNNSASLLKPYLPSNANYYSLENPIDIPKKPPVDVTQNKSVVAVGRLDAEKGIEILLEAAKKAGISLTLVGDGELKKLAEPYDNCHLTGWVSPARVIEELEKARCLVFPSLWYETYGLVVAEAMAKGIPAIVSDISAAAERIEHGKNGWHIKSGDAEDLAKYLALTKNDELIRKAGELAYESFWKNPPITQNHIEKLIDIYTKIKNE